The Primulina eburnea isolate SZY01 chromosome 13, ASM2296580v1, whole genome shotgun sequence genome includes a region encoding these proteins:
- the LOC140810436 gene encoding toMV susceptible protein tm-1(GCR26)-like, whose protein sequence is MTLMLKRPIHQKTEANPWPISKPVKSKHANRIYNKRLHTYSFHRRWKWHRNEECMQNELSWSPGPPKVSVAVVDVSTSSKDVKTCGDFKFVSRNDVLSCSAADGEKSSTLLPDDRGKATVVMNKALEAFLSNVQSDDILAGVIGLGGSGGTSLISSGFPSFPIGIPKLIVSIEASGNTEPYVGTSDLVLFPSVVDVCGINNMSRSVLSNVVAAFVGMVMGQLKLSEESATDNEKPTSGGRAMEDLVKAGLIQGVLDITTTEVADYTVGGNMACDSSRFDAILDKKIPLVLRVGALDMVNLGPRATVPSNFQQRNIYEHNEQVTLMQTTIYENVKFAAFKAKKLNKSSSKVRVYLPKMGVFALDEPDKAFYGPEATGALIHEMQRKMVDSTVVAVDLPSKPPSTTEFGSTRSIPPINTAIFSQQQPIDSNYNLGGEIGLRRRQTCGAGIREWRRRRTSNQ, encoded by the exons ATGACACTAATGCTTAAGCGTCCAATACACCAGAAAACTGAGGCCAACCCATGGCCAATCTCAAAACCTGTGAAGAGCAAACATGCGAACCGCATATACAACAAGAGACTACATACCTATTCTTTTCACCGCCGGTGGAAATGGCACCGGAATGAAGAATGCATGCAGAATGAACTTTCTTGGTCTCCTGGGCCCCCAAAG GTGTCGGTGGCTGTAGTTGATGTGTCCACCAGCTCAAAAGATGTTAAAACCTGTGGGGATTTCAAGTTTGTGTCGAGAAATGATGTCCTCTCCTGCTCTGCAGCAGACGGGGAAAAGTCCAGTACCCTGCTCCCAGATGATAGAGGCAAAGCTACTGTTGTCATGAACAAAGCTCTCGAGGCTTTCCTCAGCAATGTTCAAAGTGATGACATTCTTGCTGGAGTTATCGGGCTTGGTGGCAGTGGAGGGACATCTTTAATTTCCTCTGGTTTTCCATCTTTTCCCATTGGAATCCCAAAGTTGATTGTATCAATTGAGGCCAGTGGCAATACTGAACCATATGTTGGAACATCTGATTTGGTGTTATTTCCATCAGTGGTGGATGTTTGTGGCATTAACAATATGAGTAGATCGGTGTTATCTAATGTCGTTGCTGCTTTTGTTGGAATGGTGATGGGACAGCTAAAACTTTCCGAAGAATCAGCCACTGATAATGAGAAGCCTACATCAGGAGGAAGGGCTATGGAAGATCTTGTCAAAGCCGGACTTATACAGGGTGTTTTGGATATCACCACAACCGAGGTAGCTGATTACACTGTAGGAGGAAACATGGCATGTGACAGTTCACGTTTTGATGCCATATTAGATAAGAAGATACCCTTGGTTCTAAGGGTTGGTGCCTTAGATATGGTGAACCTTGGACCCAGAGCCACCGtaccttcaaattttcaacaGAGAAATATTTACGAACACAATGAACAGGTTACACTTATGCAAACTACAATTTATGAGAATGTGAAATTTGCAGCCTTCAAAGCAAAGAAGTTAAACAAGTCATCATCAAAGGTTCGTGTCTACTTGCCAAAGATGGGAGTTTTTGCCTTAGATGAACCAGACAAGGCGTTCTATGGTCCAGAGGCTACTGGTGCTCTTATACACGAAATGCAGAGGAAAATGGTTGACTCGACGGTGGTTGCCGTGGATCTTCCGTCGAAGCCTCCGTCAACTACTGAATTTGGTTCAACGCGATCGATTCCACCCATCAACACAGCAATATTTTCTCAACAGCAACCCATCGATAGCAACTATAATTTGGGCGGAGAAATTGGCTTGAGAAGGAGACAAACCTGCGGCGCTGGAATCAGGGAGTGGCGACGGAGAAGAACTTCGAACCAATGA
- the LOC140808765 gene encoding UDP-glucosyltransferase 29-like, translating into MSCEQQRYKIFLFPWLAHGHISPFAELAKRLIHRNFHVFFCSTPVNLEPFRKSINDPSLEFVDLHVSSTELPEKYHTTKNLPTHLMSTLKTAIIESKETFRNILKTIKPDILVYDFMHPWASEMASEEGISSIIFYPCGAASTSCRFHYTIQPDMEFPFESLRFSETEQEKSEIINTGTNSDDSKVEFLRYFGWPSTSFIMINSSNKIEGKYISYLSEQVKKEVVPVGFLIQEPVAKSDDSVFLDWLSKKNTKSVVFVSFGSEYFLTKEETEEVALGLEISGVSFIWVVRFPVGEKVDLDDALPQGFQNRVGDRGMIVEGWAPQAKILMHSSVGGFLSHCGWNSILEAVTCRVPVIAMPKQLDQPMNSRLVAELEIGIEVRRDGEEFSREEIANAIKKVVVEEDGKQMARNVDKLSSEVRGNRDDEMNTTVSRLVQLAKGG; encoded by the coding sequence ATGTCGTGTGAGCAGCAGCGTTACAAAATCTTTTTGTTTCCATGGTTAGCTCACGGCCATATATCCCCCTTCGCAGAGCTGGCCAAGAGGCTCATTCACAGAaattttcatgtatttttttGTTCGACTCCGGTGAATTTAGAGCCTTTTAGAAAGTCCATCAACGACCCTTCATTAGAATTCGTGGATCTTCACGTTTCTTCCACAGAACTtcccgaaaaataccatacTACCAAGAACCTGCCAACCCATTTGATGTCAACCCTCAAAACTGCAATAATTGAATCCAAAGAAACTTTTCGAAACATTCTTAAAACCATCAAACCGGACATTTTAGTATATGACTTCATGCATCCATGGGCATCAGAGATGGCTTCTGAAGAGGGAATAAGTTCCATTATTTTCTACCCTTGTGGTGCAGCATCTACTTCTTGCAGATTCCACTATACCATTCAACCTGATATGGAGTTCCCTTTTGAGTCACTCAGATTTTCAGAGACTGAGCAAGAGAAATCGGAGATTATAAATACTGGAACAAATAGTGATGACAGTAAGGTTGAATTCCTAAGATACTTTGGATGGCCATCGACTTCATTTATAATGATAAACTCTTCGAATAAGATCGAAGGTAAATACATTAGTTACTTGTCGGAACAAGTGAAAAAAGAGGTTGTCCCAGTTGGGTTTCTTATTCAAGAACCCGTTGCAAAATCCGACGATTCCGTCTTCTTGGATTGGCTAAGTAAGAAAAATACCAAGTCCGTGGTGTTTGTCTCCTTCGGAAGTGAGTATTTTCTGACAAAAGAAGAGACAGAAGAGGTTGCTCTAGGGTTGGAAATAAGTGGAGTGTCTTTTATTTGGGTTGTTAGGTTTCCCGTGGGAGAAAAAGTGGACCTGGATGATGCATTGCCACAGGGGTTTCAAAATAGAGTTGGAGATAGAGGCATGATAGTTGAAGGGTGGGCACCACAAGCTAAAATTTTGATGCATTCGAGTGTAGGAGGCTTCCTGAGTCATTGTGGTTGGAATTCGATTCTGGAGGCGGTAACGTGTCGAGTACCTGTTATTGCCATGCCAAAGCAACTTGATCAGCCGATGAATTCGAGGTTGGTCGCCGAACTTGAGATCGGGATTGAGGTTCGGAGAGATGGGGAGGAGTTTTCTAGAGAAGAGATCGCCAATGCAATCAAGAAAGTAGTTGTGGAAGAAGACGGAAAACAGATGGCAAGGAATGTGGATAAGTTGAGTAGTGAGGTCAGAGGGAACCGTGATGATGAAATGAATACAACTGTATCAAGGCTTGTGCAGCTTGCAAAAGGTGGATAG
- the LOC140808764 gene encoding tRNA dimethylallyltransferase 2: MDLDPGKGENLTPNRNSKLRISLPTFRAKLSTLTPCSPRRVLLLQRSECTTMETGTTYTEPKMDLDPDTAEIFTPKSISKPKIVVIMGASGSGKSKLAIDLASHFPIEIINADSMQVYQGLDVLTNKVPVQERKGVPHHLLGTISPDIEFTAKDFREHAIPLIDEIWSRNCLPVIVGGTNYYIQALVSQYLLNDFADDLEANCSLDLPGDNKKLDCELEPISAACDYTHSRLKILDPVASNRIHPNDHRKIRQYLNLYERWGVLPSKLFQGNTMENWGRVDNLRYNCCFICVDASLQALDQYVNQRVDHMIEVGLVEEVCDIHKSDSDYTRGLRQAIGVREFEDFLRYRNSDCQKTLLYPKIHKDNLCKSINSSCGDQSNFMLKEAIDKVKLNTRRLVRRQKRRLNQLQMLFGWKIHYLDVTSCISSSLNDSWVVNVVEPSLRIIESFLESIASSDDAGQGCEGTVNLPHRDLWTRYVCQACGNKELRGTHEWEQHRQGKGHRKRVSRLRMSSVDLPKR, encoded by the exons ATGGATCTAGATCCCGGTAAAGGCGAGAATTTAACTCCAAACAGGAATTCGAAACTGAGGATCTCGCTTCCCACTTTCCGAGCTAAATTATCAACGCTGACTCCATGCAG TCCTCGCCGGGTTCTTCTGCTGCAACGGAGCGAGTGCACAACAATGGAAACTGGAACTACGTACACAGAGCCGAAAATGGATCTAGATCCGGATACAGCCGAGATTTTTACTCCTAAATCGATTTCGAAACCGAAAATAGTGGTGATAATGGGAGCGTCGGGATCAGGAAAATCCAAGCTTGCCATAGATCTTGCTTCCCACTTCCCCATCGAAATTATCAACGCTGACTCCATGCAG GTTTATCAAGGGTTGGATGTTCTTACTAATAAGGTTCCGGTGCAAGAGCGGAAAG GAGTGCCGCATCATCTGCTTGGGACTATCAGTCCAGATATTGAATTCACCGCTAAAGATTTTCGGGAACATGCTATTCCG ctCATTGATGAGATATGGTCACGCAATTGCTTGCCTGTTATAGTGGGTGGAACAAATTACTATATCCAG gctcttgtgagcCAGTACTTGTTAAACGATTTTGCAGATGACCTGGAAGCAAATTGCTCACTGGATCTTCCAG GAGATAACAAAAAACTAGATTGTGAGCTTGAACCCATAAGTGCAGCTTGTGATTATACTCACAGCCGTCTTAAAATCCTTGACCCGGTTGCATCAAACAGAATCCATCCAAATGATCACAGGAAG ATCAGGCAATACCTAAATTTATATGAACGTTGGGGTGTACTCCCAAGCAAGCTTTTCCAGGGCAACACCATGGAG AACTGGGGTCGAGTTGATAATTTAAGATataattgttgttttatatgcGTGGATGCATCTCTGcaagcattggatcaatatgTAAATCAAAGAGTCGATCACATGATTGAAGTGGGTCTAGTTGAAGAAGTTTGTGACATTCACAAGTCAGATTCGGATTATACTCGAGGTCTACGACAGGCAATTGGTGTCCGAGAATTCGAGGATTTTCTTAGATATCGGAACTCTGATTGTCAAAAGACTCTCCTGTATCCTAAGATTCATAAAGACAATTTGTGTAAGTCTATCAACTCCTCCTGTGGAGACCAATCtaattttatgttaaaagaaGCTATTGACAAAGTGAAATTGAACACCAGAAGACTTGTTCGTCGTCAG AAGAGAAGGCTAAATCAACTTCAAATGCTTTTTGGATGGAAGATACATTATCTCGATGTCACAAGTTGTATATCAA GTTCTTTGAACGATTCATGGGTGGTTAATGTGGTTGAACCATCTCTTAGAATTATTGAATCTTTCCTTGAAAGCATTGCTAGTTCAGACGATGCAGGACAAGGTTGTGAAGGAACAGTTAATCTGCCTCATAGAGACCTTTGGACTCGATACGTTTGTCAG GCATGTGGGAATAAGGAGCTTCGAGGTACCCACGAATGGGAACAGCATAGACAAGGGAAGGGGCATCGAAAACGAGTGTCTCGGCTGAGGATGTCCTCCGTAGATTTGCCAAAAAGATAG